The following is a genomic window from Paenibacillus sp. FSL R5-0766.
GCGGAGAAGGGCATGCCTATATACTCCACGGTGGTCCAAAACATCATCTGCTCCAGCGTGTTGCTGGCTAGCTCAATCGCATAACCAAAAGTGTATATGGAGAGTGCTGCTGTGTAGAGAATGAATATTTTGGAACTGGGGATCTCGGATCTTCTGAAATAGGTATATAAACACAAAAAGACATTCAGCACGGCTGAAGTAGCTACGAGTGTTATATATGAATTAATATGCGATTCCATTGTCAGGTCTCCATGTTAGGTTAGAATGATTAAACCAATAAAGATGAGAGTTAAAGCACATCAGTATACTGTACATTGTACATCAGCCCAAGCAGCATAGGAATACACTTTGTATCATGAAACAGTCTAATTTCGAATAAATTTCGAATTTTGGCCAAACAGGCATTAAAGCAAATCGGTTGTTTGATATCCAAAGAGAGTGGTAAATAACGATTAGAGACAGCACGCTGAGGCTTAAGTTGCTGTTGATCGCAGAAGAATAATCTGGACTGTTACTGCCATCCTACAGAATGAGACTTTTTTCAGAGAACGAAAGACAAGGAAGTGTGCAGTTATGTCCATGTCTTCTGTAATCCAAATATGTTCACATTTTGAGAGGAGAATGTTAGATGTCAACTACACCACAAAACCAAAAAACAATGCCAGCGCAGCATCAGGATCAACGTCCCGGAATCGAATCAGAGATGCATCCCAGACCGGAATTTGAGAAGCCTGAATACAAGGCAGCAGGTAAACTGACGGGTAAGGTGGCGCTTATTACAGGGGGTGACAGCGGAATTGGACGTGCTGTTGCTGTTACGTATGCCAAGGAAGGCGCGGATGTCGCCATTGTATACCTGAGCGAGCACGAAGATGCCAAGGAAACGAAGCGTCAGGTCGAACAAGAAGGACGCAAGTGTATCTTGATTGCAGGGGACATCGGTGATGATGCCTTTGCGAAGAAATCGGTTCAGCAGACAGTAGATGAACTGGGCAAACTGGACATTGTCGTAAATAACGCAGCAGAACAGCATCCACAGCAGAATCTGGAGGATATTACGCCAGAACAGCTGGAGCGTACATTCCGCACCAATATCTTTGGCATGTTCTATGTGACGCAGGCAGCCCTGCCACATCTGAAGAAGGGCAGTACGATTATTAATACAACTTCCATCACAGCCTATCGCGGCAGCCCGACTCTGCTTGACTATTCATCTACCAAAGGAGCAATTACTTCGTTCACTCGTTCGCTATCGATGAATGTGATTGAGAAGGGAATTCGTGTTAATGCCGTTGCACCAGGGCCGATCTGGACACCACTCATTCCATCCACATTTGATGAGAAAAAAGTAAGTGAGTTCGGCGCAACGCAGCCAATGAAGCGGCCAGGACAACCGGATGAACTGGCTCCCGCCTATGTATATCTAGCTTCAGATGATTCTTCTTATGTGAGCGGACAGGTGATACATGTGAATGGCGGCGAAGTGGTGAACGGATAATACGTTAAGAACGTTTAGACTCAGGATAGGATTAATTTGATTATATAGAGAGGCGTATCGCTTTCAGCATGGCTGAGCGGTGCGTCTTTTTGATATCAGGTGAATATGTATGTCAAAGATGCGGTTTAGCACCTGTTTACAAAAGTCGGCATCTCTGTTGATACAACTATGATATTTTATTATTAGCCTTGTCTGACTGCAGTTGAATAGCGTATTGCACAGTACTGACTAAAAGATTGGGAGGCCCCTAATCTGTGATATGATAGATCGAGCAATTATACTCGGGGGGGACAAGTCATATGAAAATTAGCAAACAGAATGCAGCACATTATATATGGGGTGCACAGTGCGATGGTTGGCACCTTGTTCAAAACGAAAAATTGAGCATCATTCATGAGAGAATGCCCGCAGGAACGGCTGAAATACGACATTATCATTCGGTAAGCCGTCAGTTTTTTTTCATCCTCAGCGGTGAAGCGTGTATGGAACTTAATGGAGACACGTTTGTGCTGGAAACCCATGAAGGAATAGAGATTGCACCCGGAATGCCACATCAGATGAAGAATCGGAGCAACGAGGAAGTGGAGTTTCTCGTAATTTCCAATCCAGGTACCCGTGGGGACCGAATTGAACTGGATTCAATGTAGAGCAATTCATAAGATATTAATCTGATCATAAAGGAAGAGATAGATGAGACCGTTCCGAATTCGCCTTGCCATCATTATGATGGTGCTGATCGGCGTATCCGTCATTGTGGCTGGATATACGATGGGCAGAGTGTTTAAGACTACGCATATATCCGCATTGGAGCAAACCATGGTGCGCGAGATTAATTTGCTCAAAGCAACTTTTCCATTCCATGACGCAAGTGATCCAACCTCGGAAGCCACACGAAAGTATTATTCAGATCGGGCGTTGGAACTGGATCGTCTGACGGATTCCCGGGTAACCTTCATCAATAAAGACGGCATGGTCATTGGGGATTCCGAGAGTGATCCGGCCTCCATGGATAATCACTTGAACCGTGAGGAGATTAAGGGTGCCGTCGGAGATGGATACGGCCAATCCATACGTTACAGTGAGACATTGGGACAAGACATGCTATATGTAGCACTACCTGTGAATTCGGATCAAAGTGACATGATTGAAATACCTAGCGGCAAATTTGATGGCTACATTCGTCTATCCATGAGTCTACAGGCTGTGGATCAAGGGCTTCAGCGTGGTTGGATGATTATGTTTGCTGCACTTGGACTATTGTTCCTAATTGTCGCGTTTGTCAGTTATCGGGTTGCACGCGGATTAACCTCCCCGATTGAGCATATTACAAAAGTGGCCCATCGGATCACCAAACTGGAATACGATGCCAGAGTTGATGTAACGCGTAGAGATGAGATCGGACAGCTGGGGCTTGCCATAAATGGAATGGCAGACAGCTTGCAGTCCCAGCTGAAGACGATCCGTGACAATGAAGCGTTGTTACAGAGTGTCCTCGCGAATATGACCGGAGGTATTGTCATGATCGACGCAGGGCAATCCATTGCACTGGTCAATCGGGAAGCGGAGCGTATGCTTGGTATTCAAGCAGGAAAGGTTACGGGTAAACCTTATACTGAATTGAAAAGACACTACGAATTAACACGTACCATCGAAGAGAGTGTTGCACTGAAAGAACGGATGCATGAAGAAGTAAGTGTGTTCAACCCGGAGGAAAAACTGATCCGTATTGATGGAGTACCGATGTCTGAAGATGATGGTGGGTATCGGGGCATGTTGTTCCTGTTGCAGGACGTGACGGCGATTCGCCGATTGGAGTCCATGCGCAGTGAGTTTGTTGCAAATGTCTCTCATGAGCTCAAGACACCAGTTGCTGCAGTCAAAGGGTTTGCCGAAACGCTGCTTAGCGGCGGGGTACAGGATAAGGAGACAGAGCGATCATTCCTGAAAATCATCTATGATGAAGGAGATCGACTTAACCGATTAATCGGGGATATTCTGGAGTTATCCAAAATTGAATCGAAACGCGCACCGCTGCAATGCTCACCTGTTCATGTACACTCTTTCTTCGAAATGGTGCTGGGCACCTTGTCCAAGGTGGCGGAGAAAAAGCAGATTCGTCTGGAAATGCATGTTCCGGAGGAACTGTACATTGAAGCAGATGAGGATAAGATGAAGCAGATATTCATCAATCTGTTATCGAACGGCATCAACTATACCCCCGATGGTGGACGAGTGAAGTTACAGGTGACGATGGATAACGATGATGAAGTCATCTTTGCGGTGTCAGATACAGGAATTGGCATACCGAAAAAAGATTTGCCGCGAATCTTCGAACGGTTCTATCGTGTTGATAAAGGCAGATCCCGTAATTCAGGGGGCACAGGCCTTGGACTTTCCATCGTTAAACATCTGGTGGAACTGCATCATGGCAAATTGTCTGTAGAGAGTGAACTGGGCATGGGGACAACGTTCCGTGTGATCCTTCCATTCATTCAAGACGAAGAGATGTAGGCGTCTGGTATCAAAATGTAAAAAGTGTGTATTGTTTTACACCGCGTTAACAAATTAGTGCTATGATAGAAAAAGTGTTGTGGCAATAGACAACCTATGAAGAGAGAAGGGGTATCATGGCACAGCGTTTGCTAGTTATTGAAGATGAACCTACATTATCAAGATTACTCACGTATAACCTGACACAGGAAGGTTATGACGTTACGGCAGAGGATCACGGATCTGCAGGATATGATCGGGCCTTGTCCCAGGAATTTGATCTCATTTTGCTGGATTTGATGCTTCCGGGCATGAATGGTCTGGACATTCTGAGCAAGTTAAGAATACAGGGTGTTAGTACACCTGTTATCATTCTGACGGCCAAGAACGGTGAAGCCGAGGTTGTACAGGGACTGAAATCAGGTGCCGATGATTATATTACCAAACCGTTTGGTGTGTCTGAGCTATTAGCCCGAGTGGATGCGGTATTAAGACGTTATTCCAATGGTGAAGATTTACCACAGCTTGAGGACAAGGATGGCTCACGAATTATTCTGGGAGAGCTGGAGATTTATCCTCTGAAATATGAAGTGACACTGGGTGGACAATCCATCAGTCTGCGTCCAAAAGAGTTCGAAGTACTTCTGTATTTGGCCAAAAAGCCGGGTGTGGTACTGACAAGGGATGATCTGATGAACGCTGTGTGGGGCTTCGATTATATCGGAGGTCAACGAACCGTGGATGTTCACGTCAGCTCATTACGTAAAAAGCTGGAGCTGGACCCGGAATCGGTTCACATTGATTCGATTCGTGGTGTAGGTTATAAATTGGTTGTCAAAAGAAAAACTCCCCATCATTCAAGTTAGCAATGATCGGGGAGTTTTATTTTACGTTCATTTAACATAAAGGAAGATTTTACTTTACGTAGAGGGAGTAGCATGGACTTATATTAGTGATACTTTGTACCTATACATCCCACCTCAAGACGGAGCTAATACGTAAAGGAGATTGCGCATTTATGCCCATGTTGCTCGAAGTGAAACCCGACCAGCCTCATGTTGTTTTACATAATGAAGAATTAACGACACCCATAATGGAGCAAACTGAAGTAGCAATAGTTGCTGAAGAGACTGTAATCCATTTGCATGACTATTATCGTCAGGTTCCTGTCGCGGGGGTCCATACGACCTGTGGAGAAGCAGCGACGATGATGAATCAGGATCAGGAGCACCCATGTATTGTATTGTGTGATGAGCAAATGAAACCTACTGGATTGTTAATGCGAGAGACGTTATATCGGATGTTAAATGGCCGTTTTGCCGCAGATTTATTCTACCGTAAGCCGGTCATACAAGTAGTGAATACATCTCCGGTTATAGCAGATATTCATATGGAAGCCTCAACGATTATTGATATCGCACTTGGACGGAATGAACAGCATTTCTACGATTGTCTGCTGGTTACGGAACAAGACAGACTGCTTGGTGTGCTGACGATGCGTGATGTGATGTCCCTCTCCCGCAGGCTGCAACAGGCTTCATCGGCAGAACGTGTGCGTACGGTAACCGAGAGCAGACAGGAGATATCGAGAATCAACGATGCAGTCACCAAGCTGGTGCATGCAGCGAATCAGACTGTACATGAAGCACGTGAGATCATGGCATTGTCCAAGCATGGGGAAGAGAGTTTGAAGGACGTTGATGCTTCCTATAACCGGGTACATCAGCATATGGAGAGTCAAGGTCAACATGCAGATCACATGCTGAATTCGATCAAAACAGGCTCAGGCATGGCACAATCCATTCGCTCCCTGGCAGATCAAAGTGGTCTTCTCGCCCTGAATGCTTCCATCGAAGCAGCTCATGCCGGTGAATATGGACGAGGTTTTCAGATTGTTGCAGGCGAGATTCGAGCGCTCGCGAAACAGACCCGTGAGGTTGCGGGGAACATGTCTTCATTGCTAGAGAATATTGGTGGATTGACCCTTCAGACTGTTGAACTGGTTAAGGCAAGCGGAGCGGAGATTGACGACAGTTCGGTGCATGTCACCGCAGGGGGAGCAACGTTCCGACAACTGAACAGTGCGGTGAGAGATTTGTCTCGTATAGCAGAGGAGATCGCCATGGAAGGCGGGAAAGCTGGAGAAGTTGCAGAGCACATTCGTACGAAGCTGGATGAGATGGTTTCGAATGGAGAGTAAACTATAAGGTAGTCAATAAAGCAGGCATCAGCAATCAGATTGATCCATCAAGCAGATCATGAAGGTTAAGGATGTCTTTTTTACATTCCGTTAACATGAAAGTGATACTGTTTTTACAATGAAAGGGTAGGATATTAAAGATGGCCGAGCAGCGATGAAAGATTATCAGTATCGGTCTCAACGTAAAGGGAGTTTCCGTGTCCCTGCAGCGAAGGAGAAGTGAACATCCATGAAGGACCTCATTCACATTGAAAATCTTAATTTATATTATGATACGCATCATGCGCTTAAAAATATATCGATGGATCTGCCGGAAAAAACCGTTACTGCGTTCATCGGGCCGTCAGGTTGTGGTAAATCGACATTGCTTCGCACGTTAAACCGGATGAATGACATGATTCCGGGTGTTCGTGTGGAAGGACAGGTTATGCTGAGTGGCTCTGACATTTACAGTAATGAGATTGAAGTGGAGACACTGCGCAAACGAGTTGGCATGGTGTTTCAACAACCGAATCCTTTCCCGAAGTCCATCTATGATAACGTGGCTTATGGACCGCGCTTGCACGGGGTAACCCAAAAGGCTGAACTGGATCAGTTGGTGGAACAAAGTCTTGTCCATGCTGCCCTATGGGATGAAGTGAAGGATGTATTGAAAAAGTCGGCACTTAGTTTGTCTGGCGGGCAACAACAGCGTCTCTGTATTGCACGGGCGCTGGCTGTACAGCCTGACGTTCTGCTAATGGATGAAGCAACGTCTGCACTCGATCCGATCTCCACATTGAAGATTGAGGAACTGGTGAAAGAATTGCATCACAAGTACACAATCGTTATGGTTACCCACAATATGCACCAGGCGGCAAGGGTATCTGGACGCACGGTATTTTTCCTGAATGGTGAAGTGGTGGAGGCAGCTGATACGGAGACGTTATTCTCCACACCGCAAGATTCCCGGACCGAGGATTATATATCTGGAAGGTTCGGTTAAGCGAGCTGAATTGGAATGATCCCGGCATACCCGGAGATGATGGATAAGGAGGACATGAAATCTATGATTCGCAGAAAAGAATTTGATCAGGAGCTTGAAGAGCTGCGTACTTTGCTCAAACAAATGGGTGAACATGTAGGAGCAGCATTGGATGGTGCTATTGAGAGTTTACAAACGATGAACGCGGAGAAAGCTCAGGTCATCATCAAGAATGATGCGAATCTGAATGCCCTTGAAGACAAAATTATGGAACTTGGCTCTAAACTGATCATCACACAACAGCCAGTCGCGAAGGATCTCAGACGTATTATCGTGGCATTCAAAATCTCCAGTGATCTGGAGCGTATGGGAGATCTTGCGCTCGATGTGGCGAAGGTAACACTACGGATGGATGGACAGAAGCTGATTAAACCTCTGGTGGATATCCCGCAAATGGCAGAGATCGTGAAATCCATGATTGATGAATCCATCGAATCTTTCCTGAAAGAAAACACAGACCTGGCCTATAAAATGGCTCAAACGGACGATCAGGTCGATCAACTGTACAGCCACATGATCAGTGATCTCTACACGTTAATGACAGAGCATCCTAATCAGGCTTCTCAGGCTATGCTGCTGATGATGGTTGGACGTTACATTGAACGTATTGGCGACCATGCGACCAACATTGGTGAGAGCACGGTATACCTGGTGACAGGTAAACGTCCGGATCTGAATCAATAGAAGAGTATTACTTTGGAATTGGGGAATCAGTACTGATTAAGTAATGCAATCATATGAATGGAAAAGGACTTTCTCTCAGGTAGGCTGTGTACAGCTGTCTGCGGAGAAGGTTCTTTTTTTGCAATTAAAAATGAAGTGAAAAGAGGCTATTCTTTTTGATGTGACAGGTGGGTATGGTATCATGAGAGTAGATGTAATTTGAAGAGGTTGACCATATAATACGCGAGGTGCTGGAATGGACAAGTTTATTCTCATAGATGGAAATAGCATTATTTACAGGGCGTTTTTTGCAATGCCGCCTCTGACCAACTCAAAAGGTCTGCATACGAATGCGGTATATGGCTTCACCACGATGCTGCTGAGACTGCTTGAAGAGCATAAGCCTACACATGTCATGGTTGCATTTGATGCAGGCAAAATCACGTTCCGCCACGAAGGGTACCAGGAATACAAGGGTGGACGGGAGAAAACACCACCAGAGTTGTCAGAGCAATTTCCTTTGCTCAAAGAACTGCTGAAAGGACTTGGTATTGCTCAGTTTGAGCTGGCTGGATTCGAAGCGGATGACATCATCGGAACGTTAACCAAACGCGCAGATGAAGCGGGCAGACAGGTGCTTGTTGTATCGGGTGACAAAGATATGCTGCAGCTTGCTTCCGAACATGTACATATCGGGCTGACACGTAAAGGGGTAACCGATATCGAGCTGTATGATCCTGCTCAGATTAAAGAGCGTTATGGTCTGACGCCATTGCAAATCATTGATCTCAAGGGTCTGATGGGCGATGCGTCCGATAACATTCCGGGGATTCCCGGGGTTGGAGAGAAAACAGCGTTGAAACTGTTGCACCAGTTCGGATCGGTAGAGGATGTGCTGAACGGCACAAGTGAGCTGAAAGGCAAGATGAAAGAAAAGATCGAGGCCCATGCCGAAGATGCCCGGATGAGCAAACAACTCGCGACGATTCACCGGGAAGTTCCGCTGGAGCAGACGTGGGAGGATATGCAATTCGCGGGATTAAAAGAAGAACATGCTGGCCCTGCATTGGCTAAGCTGGAATTCAAATCTCTGCTCGAACGCCTGTCGTTCAGTGGCAGTCTTGGTTCTGAACAGGAAGCGGTTCCTGCTGCCGAAGTTGAATCCTCCATTGCAACAGAGGACAACATCAGTGAGCTGTTCAGTTCCCTCGATTCCATTGATGTCCTCCACGTGGAGACACATGGGGATAACCCGCACCAAGCGAAATTGATTGGACTTGCTGTAGGTTCCGCTGGAACCTATACGTTCATATCTCCCGAATTGCTTCATTCCGAGGCAGCGGCTCCAGTGCGTGCATGGCTTGGTAATTCAGACCAGCCAAAGCGCGGGTATGATCTTCATCGTGTAGACCTGGCCCTGCATGCGCATGGCATTGAATTTGCTGGTGCGTCATTTGATGTACAACTGGCAGCGTATTTGCTTGATCCAACGGAATCCAACCAGACGATTAGTGGACTCACGACCAAGTATGGTCTGCCGTCACTTGTGGAGGATGACACGGTTATGGGCAAAGGGGCCAAGTACAAGGTACCGGAAGTGGAGATCTTGGGCGATTTCCTATGTCGGAAGGCTGCTGCAGTAGCAGCCATTATTCCACTTCAGGAGCAGGTGTTGGAAACCGATGAGATGAATTCACTGTTCCATGAACTGGAGATGCCGTTGTCACGCATATTGGCAGACATGGAGAAACAGGGTATCAAGGCCAATACAGCCGATCTACAGGCTTTGGGCAGTGAGTTTGAAGAACAGATCAGCAGGTTGATGGCTGAGATCTACAAGCTGTCAGGAACGGAATTTAATCTAAATTCACCGAAGCAACTGGGTGAGATTTTATTTGATAGATTGGGCTTGCCAGTGGTGAAGAAAACAAAAACGGGTTATTCCACAGATGCGGAAGTATTGGAGAAATTGGCTCCTTATAATGATGTGGTCAAGCATATTCTGCAATATCGTCAGCTTGCCAAGCTGCAATCCACTTATGTGGAAGGGTTGCTCAAAGAGATATCCAATCGGGATGGCAAGGTGCATACGTATTATCGTCAGACCATCGCCGCTACCGGACGACTTAGCAGCCAATTCCCGAACTTGCAGAACATTCCGATTCGGATGGAGGAAGGTCGCAAAATCCGGAAGGTATTTGTTCCTTCCGAGCCAGGATGGTCCATTTTGGCAGCAGACTATTCCCAGATTGAACTGCGTGTACTGGCACACATTTCGGACGATGAGCGCTTGAAGGAAGCGTTTGTCAACGATATGGATATTCATACAAAGACCGCTTCGGATGTATTCGGCGTGAAGCCTGAGGATGTGGATGGAGATATGCGTCGCTCCGCCAAGGCAGTTAACTTTGGTATCGTGTATGGAATAAGTGATTATGGTTTGTCCCAGAACCTGCACATTACGCGTAAAGAGGCTGCGCAGTTTATTGATCAATATTTTGAAGTATTCCAGGGTGTCCGCCGATATATGGATGACATTGTGAAGGAAGCTCGTCAGGATGGTTACGTCAAAACGCTGTTGGAACGACGTCGTTACCTGCCAGAGATTAATGCCAGCAACTTCAATCTGCGTTCCTTCGCAGAGCGTACGGCGATGAATACACCGATTCAGGGAACAGCGGCAGATATCATCAAGCTGGCCATGGTACAGATGGATGAAGCGCTGCGGGAACGCAAGCTGAAGAGCCGTATGTTGCTTCAGGTGCACGATGAGCTTGTATTCGAAGTGCCTGCGGATGAATTGGAACTGATGAAAGAGTTAGTCCCTTCTGTTATGGAAAAAGCTTTGGAACTGTCCGTTCCTCTGAAAGCAGAAGTCAGCTTTGGTGATAACTGGTACGAAGCGAAATAAATCAAGTGCTGCGCGGTTTTTCCGGTATTTTACAAAAGGCCTTTCCATGTTTGAGATATAAGAAAAGGGTCCCGCTGAGTGCCATCTTCCGTTATAATATAGGGGAGGTGAGAACATCATGCCGGAATTACCGGAAGTCGAAACAGTCAGAAGAACATTGAATCAACTTATTGTGGGCAAAACGATTGATCATGTTACCGTTAGCTTGCCGCGGATTATTCAGCGGCCGGACGACATAGATGCATTTGCAATGGAACTAGCGGGACATACCGTTATTGGGGTGGAGCGCCGCGGCAAGTTTTTGCGTATTTTGCTGGACGGGCTGGTGCTTGTCTCCCATCTGCGGATGGAAGGAAGATACGGTGTGTACGAGCAGCATGAAGATGTGGAGAAACATACACATGTGATCTTCCATTTTAATGATGGTACGGAATTGCGTTATAAGGATGTGCGTCAATTTGGTACGATGCATCTGTTCAATGCAGGTGAGGAACTGGTGTCCAAACCTCTGCTGAAGCTGGGACTGGAGCCGCTTGATCCAGCCTTTACGGTAACTGCATTCCGCGAGGCGGTTGGCAAGCGTACAACCAAAATCAAGGCTGTGCTTTTAAATCAGGCATATGTGGTTGGTATCGGGAATATTTATGTGGACGAGGCTTTATTTCGCGCAGGTATCCATCCCGAGACCATCGCCAAGACACTGACCGAAGCTCAGTTAACGGTGCTTCATGAAGCGATTGTGGCTACGTTGCAAGATGCAGTGAATGCAGGTGGATCTTCCATCAAGTCCTATGTGAATGGACAGGGTGAGATGGGGATGTTCCAGCATCAACTGAAAATCTATGGACGCAAATCAGAACCATGTACAACTTGTGGTACGTTAATTGAAAAAACGGTGGTTGGTGGCCGTGGCACGCATTTTTGTCCAAACTGTCAGCTGTTGTAACATGAACTGAATGAACGAAATGATGAAATCATAGCACCCTTGGATTCCTCCCTCCATATACTGATATGGCAGAAATAAGCGGGCGTATACCCATACTGGCATCTTCAGTTGGCACGAGTACCGCACAGAGGAGGAGTCCGGGGTGCTGCATCATTTTATTTCATTGCTGGCGCTTGCTTTGGCGCTTAGTTTAGATGGTTTTGGAGTCGGGATTACATATGGGTTACGGAGGACTAAGATTCCCCTGTTATCTATCGCTGTTATTTCGATCTGTTCGGGATTGGTTATTGCCTTGTCGATGCAAGTAGGTGTGTTGTTGTCCCATGTGGTGTCACCGGATATCGCTTCGATCGTGGGAGCCGTCATATTG
Proteins encoded in this region:
- a CDS encoding SDR family oxidoreductase encodes the protein MSTTPQNQKTMPAQHQDQRPGIESEMHPRPEFEKPEYKAAGKLTGKVALITGGDSGIGRAVAVTYAKEGADVAIVYLSEHEDAKETKRQVEQEGRKCILIAGDIGDDAFAKKSVQQTVDELGKLDIVVNNAAEQHPQQNLEDITPEQLERTFRTNIFGMFYVTQAALPHLKKGSTIINTTSITAYRGSPTLLDYSSTKGAITSFTRSLSMNVIEKGIRVNAVAPGPIWTPLIPSTFDEKKVSEFGATQPMKRPGQPDELAPAYVYLASDDSSYVSGQVIHVNGGEVVNG
- a CDS encoding cupin domain-containing protein, encoding MKISKQNAAHYIWGAQCDGWHLVQNEKLSIIHERMPAGTAEIRHYHSVSRQFFFILSGEACMELNGDTFVLETHEGIEIAPGMPHQMKNRSNEEVEFLVISNPGTRGDRIELDSM
- a CDS encoding ATP-binding protein, which produces MRPFRIRLAIIMMVLIGVSVIVAGYTMGRVFKTTHISALEQTMVREINLLKATFPFHDASDPTSEATRKYYSDRALELDRLTDSRVTFINKDGMVIGDSESDPASMDNHLNREEIKGAVGDGYGQSIRYSETLGQDMLYVALPVNSDQSDMIEIPSGKFDGYIRLSMSLQAVDQGLQRGWMIMFAALGLLFLIVAFVSYRVARGLTSPIEHITKVAHRITKLEYDARVDVTRRDEIGQLGLAINGMADSLQSQLKTIRDNEALLQSVLANMTGGIVMIDAGQSIALVNREAERMLGIQAGKVTGKPYTELKRHYELTRTIEESVALKERMHEEVSVFNPEEKLIRIDGVPMSEDDGGYRGMLFLLQDVTAIRRLESMRSEFVANVSHELKTPVAAVKGFAETLLSGGVQDKETERSFLKIIYDEGDRLNRLIGDILELSKIESKRAPLQCSPVHVHSFFEMVLGTLSKVAEKKQIRLEMHVPEELYIEADEDKMKQIFINLLSNGINYTPDGGRVKLQVTMDNDDEVIFAVSDTGIGIPKKDLPRIFERFYRVDKGRSRNSGGTGLGLSIVKHLVELHHGKLSVESELGMGTTFRVILPFIQDEEM
- a CDS encoding response regulator transcription factor translates to MAQRLLVIEDEPTLSRLLTYNLTQEGYDVTAEDHGSAGYDRALSQEFDLILLDLMLPGMNGLDILSKLRIQGVSTPVIILTAKNGEAEVVQGLKSGADDYITKPFGVSELLARVDAVLRRYSNGEDLPQLEDKDGSRIILGELEIYPLKYEVTLGGQSISLRPKEFEVLLYLAKKPGVVLTRDDLMNAVWGFDYIGGQRTVDVHVSSLRKKLELDPESVHIDSIRGVGYKLVVKRKTPHHSS
- a CDS encoding methyl-accepting chemotaxis protein, translating into MPMLLEVKPDQPHVVLHNEELTTPIMEQTEVAIVAEETVIHLHDYYRQVPVAGVHTTCGEAATMMNQDQEHPCIVLCDEQMKPTGLLMRETLYRMLNGRFAADLFYRKPVIQVVNTSPVIADIHMEASTIIDIALGRNEQHFYDCLLVTEQDRLLGVLTMRDVMSLSRRLQQASSAERVRTVTESRQEISRINDAVTKLVHAANQTVHEAREIMALSKHGEESLKDVDASYNRVHQHMESQGQHADHMLNSIKTGSGMAQSIRSLADQSGLLALNASIEAAHAGEYGRGFQIVAGEIRALAKQTREVAGNMSSLLENIGGLTLQTVELVKASGAEIDDSSVHVTAGGATFRQLNSAVRDLSRIAEEIAMEGGKAGEVAEHIRTKLDEMVSNGE
- the pstB gene encoding phosphate ABC transporter ATP-binding protein PstB, which codes for MKDLIHIENLNLYYDTHHALKNISMDLPEKTVTAFIGPSGCGKSTLLRTLNRMNDMIPGVRVEGQVMLSGSDIYSNEIEVETLRKRVGMVFQQPNPFPKSIYDNVAYGPRLHGVTQKAELDQLVEQSLVHAALWDEVKDVLKKSALSLSGGQQQRLCIARALAVQPDVLLMDEATSALDPISTLKIEELVKELHHKYTIVMVTHNMHQAARVSGRTVFFLNGEVVEAADTETLFSTPQDSRTEDYISGRFG
- the phoU gene encoding phosphate signaling complex protein PhoU, which produces MIRRKEFDQELEELRTLLKQMGEHVGAALDGAIESLQTMNAEKAQVIIKNDANLNALEDKIMELGSKLIITQQPVAKDLRRIIVAFKISSDLERMGDLALDVAKVTLRMDGQKLIKPLVDIPQMAEIVKSMIDESIESFLKENTDLAYKMAQTDDQVDQLYSHMISDLYTLMTEHPNQASQAMLLMMVGRYIERIGDHATNIGESTVYLVTGKRPDLNQ
- the polA gene encoding DNA polymerase I, translating into MDKFILIDGNSIIYRAFFAMPPLTNSKGLHTNAVYGFTTMLLRLLEEHKPTHVMVAFDAGKITFRHEGYQEYKGGREKTPPELSEQFPLLKELLKGLGIAQFELAGFEADDIIGTLTKRADEAGRQVLVVSGDKDMLQLASEHVHIGLTRKGVTDIELYDPAQIKERYGLTPLQIIDLKGLMGDASDNIPGIPGVGEKTALKLLHQFGSVEDVLNGTSELKGKMKEKIEAHAEDARMSKQLATIHREVPLEQTWEDMQFAGLKEEHAGPALAKLEFKSLLERLSFSGSLGSEQEAVPAAEVESSIATEDNISELFSSLDSIDVLHVETHGDNPHQAKLIGLAVGSAGTYTFISPELLHSEAAAPVRAWLGNSDQPKRGYDLHRVDLALHAHGIEFAGASFDVQLAAYLLDPTESNQTISGLTTKYGLPSLVEDDTVMGKGAKYKVPEVEILGDFLCRKAAAVAAIIPLQEQVLETDEMNSLFHELEMPLSRILADMEKQGIKANTADLQALGSEFEEQISRLMAEIYKLSGTEFNLNSPKQLGEILFDRLGLPVVKKTKTGYSTDAEVLEKLAPYNDVVKHILQYRQLAKLQSTYVEGLLKEISNRDGKVHTYYRQTIAATGRLSSQFPNLQNIPIRMEEGRKIRKVFVPSEPGWSILAADYSQIELRVLAHISDDERLKEAFVNDMDIHTKTASDVFGVKPEDVDGDMRRSAKAVNFGIVYGISDYGLSQNLHITRKEAAQFIDQYFEVFQGVRRYMDDIVKEARQDGYVKTLLERRRYLPEINASNFNLRSFAERTAMNTPIQGTAADIIKLAMVQMDEALRERKLKSRMLLQVHDELVFEVPADELELMKELVPSVMEKALELSVPLKAEVSFGDNWYEAK
- the mutM gene encoding DNA-formamidopyrimidine glycosylase, with the translated sequence MPELPEVETVRRTLNQLIVGKTIDHVTVSLPRIIQRPDDIDAFAMELAGHTVIGVERRGKFLRILLDGLVLVSHLRMEGRYGVYEQHEDVEKHTHVIFHFNDGTELRYKDVRQFGTMHLFNAGEELVSKPLLKLGLEPLDPAFTVTAFREAVGKRTTKIKAVLLNQAYVVGIGNIYVDEALFRAGIHPETIAKTLTEAQLTVLHEAIVATLQDAVNAGGSSIKSYVNGQGEMGMFQHQLKIYGRKSEPCTTCGTLIEKTVVGGRGTHFCPNCQLL